The window AGGTGATCTTGTGGCTCTTGTCGATGCTCAGGCTGAAGCGGATCCGATCCACTTCGAAGTGTTTTTCCCAGGCAATCTTGTTCATCCGATGACCTCCGGGCAAGAAAGAAGGGGCCTTCGAGGTCATTTATACTTAATCGGTGCGACAATTAATGTCGCATTGGTTGGGGATTAGAATGTCTGGAGAGTTTTCTGAGATGGTTATAACCTGACAGTTGGCCACAAAATGAAGTGGTGGTCATGCCGCCCCTGGCTGGGGTAAAGATGGAGTTGTCGAAACTTCATCAACCTCAGCAAAGAAGAACGTCATGACCACCAAACACAAAGTAGCACGAAGGAAGCTCAGCCTGCTAGAACTCGCTGCCGAAATGAACAATGTCAGCAAGGCTTGCCGCATCATGGGGTATTCCCGGCAACAGGTCTATGAGATCCGTCGCAACTACCAGACGTATGGTGCACAAGGCCTGATCGTCCAGCGTCCCGGAGTCGCCTTTATCGACGGATTGCCAAAGAGCAAAGAAACGAACAGCAAAGCAACCAAAGAAGCTGCGTAACCTGTCACCCTGCCAGGGGCGGATGTACCAGGTGATAACTATCTCTGTACACCTGGAGTGTGGGACCAAAATAAATTATGGACTTGGGGTAAATGGAAACATATTTTTTAAGGTTTTAGTAAATTTTTTCCCACCAGTGAGGGCCTTAACAACTTGACTTCTATCTGTAAAAGTATTTGTTGAACCCTGCCATGCAGTAAGTAGCTCAACAGCATTACTACAATGCTTTATAAATTCCGCAAAATCATGTGTATTAGCTCTTTTTGGTTTCAATATTAAACGTCCACCACTATCTAATTCAAATGTTAGGTCAATAAAATTGTTTTTACAGAAAACCTTATCACCTTTATTCATTTTTCCAGACTGTATAAGATCCCAATATTCACCAGTCTTAATTTCGACAGCCTCTTTAATTTGTTCAGAAATATATTCATTAATCGATCTATTATTGTGGATATTTGGCCTTTTCCCGCGACCACCAGCAATAGTCGCATAAGTATATTTTGCCATATTATGCCAAAAAGTTCCCAAATCCCCCTTCCTCATACCTTGCATTATCTCAATAAAGTTCTCATCACTTAACGACAATGACAATACATTAAATATTTTATTGCTCTTGTAATTATCTAACGGTCGATCATCATTGAATTTAAACTCAATATATTTCTTAGATAAGAAAAAATGCCACTCAAATCCATTAGTCAATATCCCCCAAGGATATTCTTGATTATCTCTCATATATTTAGTTATTTGCTCTTCATGTTTTTTTAAGTTTGTTTCTAATAAGGATTTTGCCTCAATGATTAGGGAATAGTGATTATTCTCTTGTGGAGTTATAACAAAATCAAATCTTTGATTGCTATATTCATCAGAACCTTGCTCCATCTTAACATCTTTTAAAGGATCGAATCCAAGGACGACTTCAAACAAAGGCAAGACAATGCAATATTCAACACCCTTTTCTTTCAGTCTACGAACTATATCATTCCATTCTTCATCTTTTTCAATCTTCGCTCGAGAAAGATAACTTAATCTATCTCTAAAGCTTTGTTCAGTTAACTCCATCATTCCCTCCAACGTTTTGTTTTGAATTAACGAAGACCTATCTCAATGCTCGAACGTTACCATTCTTGACTTCTCACCACAATAATCTATCGAGAAATGGTGAATTCAAATTGCCAAGTTCTCCGCACACCACGATCAACAGCCCCTGGTTTCATGCCGGTATTTCTTGAAGTTCTGTGCCTGCTCGAAGATCTCCTTGTACACATCGTCATGCGTAATCGGTGGATACCCGTTCTCCGCCAGCAGCATAATCAAATCCACTTTCAACTCCGCCTTGATGTCTTCGCGGTTGTCCCAGTCCGTGTACTTCGTCTTGTCGTCCACAACGTCCTTCACAGCCTTCGAGAGAGGGATCAGCTTCTCGTCGGGATACTTGAACTCGTACTTCTTCGCGATCGCCTTCAGGATGTCGTAAAAGGCTTTCTCCTCGAAGTCTATACCCAAGTCTACGAAGGACGCCTTCTCCTTTTTCAGTGCCTCGTACAGATCAATAATCTCGTCGGTGAAGTCCTCCAGAACATTGCTCACCAGAACGTCCTGCTCCTTACGATCGTTATACTTGTCCACGAGTGCCTTGAACATTTTCGCAAAGTCAGCGCCCTTGGCCTTGTTCGTCTTTTTGAAGTCGTCGATCGCCTTCTTCAGCAGTTTCTGAAGGAGTTTCAGTTTTGTGTTGGGCAGCTTGATCTTCTTGATCTTCTCCAGGAACTCATCATCGAACAGATCGATCTCGGCCTCCCCGCTGTCACCCAGCTTGAACACTTCCTCCACGCCATCCGCCTTGATCGCCTCCTCGATCATCTCCCGCACCCGCGCATTCATTTGCGCCAGATCCGGGGCGTCGCCCTTCGTTAGCTTGAACACGATGGACCTCACCGCGATGTAAAAGTGGATCGTATCCCGCTCCAACTGCGTGAAGGCGTCACTGTTGCAGCAGATGTCGTAGGCTGCCTTCATCCGCTTCACCAGGTACATGAACTGCTTTTCCTGCTTTTCGGTCACCTGGGCAAACTCCGCCGCCATGTTCAGGCAGTGAAGCTGTTTCAACGCATTCCCACTGAAGTACGGACTGGAATCGAATTTGTGGAACATCTTCCCCAGCAGGT is drawn from Geothermobacter hydrogeniphilus and contains these coding sequences:
- a CDS encoding type I restriction enzyme HsdR N-terminal domain-containing protein, with the protein product MELTEQSFRDRLSYLSRAKIEKDEEWNDIVRRLKEKGVEYCIVLPLFEVVLGFDPLKDVKMEQGSDEYSNQRFDFVITPQENNHYSLIIEAKSLLETNLKKHEEQITKYMRDNQEYPWGILTNGFEWHFFLSKKYIEFKFNDDRPLDNYKSNKIFNVLSLSLSDENFIEIMQGMRKGDLGTFWHNMAKYTYATIAGGRGKRPNIHNNRSINEYISEQIKEAVEIKTGEYWDLIQSGKMNKGDKVFCKNNFIDLTFELDSGGRLILKPKRANTHDFAEFIKHCSNAVELLTAWQGSTNTFTDRSQVVKALTGGKKFTKTLKNMFPFTPSP